One genomic segment of Gemmatimonadota bacterium includes these proteins:
- a CDS encoding adenine phosphoribosyltransferase, with protein sequence MQWDYYRPHIDRRVPGNKVDLTPLCNESEVRRNLILDLARPFRNVDLDKVASPESLGFILGSAVAQRLNRGFIPFRKGGELPIHRQHRSRISFVDYTNRKKSLEVNKDLIKPGERILIVDDVIDTGAQVKAMIKLIERLQGKVLGVSVLVADRSRKTEHLIDKYNVHAIHMPIVR encoded by the coding sequence ATGCAGTGGGACTACTACCGTCCTCATATTGACCGGCGGGTTCCCGGCAACAAAGTAGACCTGACGCCCCTGTGTAACGAATCGGAAGTCCGCAGGAACCTGATACTCGATCTCGCCCGTCCATTCCGCAACGTCGATCTTGACAAGGTGGCGAGTCCGGAATCACTGGGATTCATCCTGGGCAGTGCCGTAGCCCAGCGGCTGAACCGGGGCTTCATTCCTTTCCGTAAAGGAGGGGAACTTCCCATCCATCGTCAGCACCGGTCGAGAATCTCTTTTGTAGACTACACGAACAGAAAAAAGTCCCTGGAGGTGAATAAAGACCTGATAAAACCCGGTGAACGCATTCTGATCGTTGACGATGTGATCGACACCGGCGCCCAGGTTAAGGCCATGATCAAGTTGATCGAGCGCCTACAGGGAAAGGTATTGGGTGTTTCGGTGCTGGTGGCGGACCGAAGCCGGAAGACGGAACATCTGATCGACAAGTACAACGTGCATGCTATTCACATGCCCATCGTTCGTTGA
- a CDS encoding ankyrin repeat domain-containing protein — translation MNDTEYLLEKMTRAFEMKEGRKLTSLENQFLRATAHDATDLSHASCDVPRMKALLKESPSLLETVGSVALSMAASYHGTHEAVRFLLDRGIYQFYDCETGLDRKHQHEPVTKAFYHGNFNTLRTVFEAGVTDASVISTSHVGWPANTSLLFWAVGRPVEYTEFALEYGADPEAPFSGNGERGNTPLQEAAARRGTERWNPLVADTVRALLEHGAFYDIFSACGLNDLERVRELAGKDAKAVTLRGEAEMTPLHWAARAGSTGCVKWLLRNGAEVDAETVTKRTPLHLAAERGQTEPIRLLAEHGASLNVQDKKGRAPLHRATYEGRLEAAEALIELGAATKLESKNGKTPLQVARLDCRKLKE, via the coding sequence ATGAACGACACCGAATACCTGTTGGAAAAGATGACGCGGGCTTTCGAAATGAAAGAGGGCAGGAAGCTGACCTCGCTCGAAAACCAATTCCTGAGAGCCACGGCGCACGACGCGACGGACCTGAGCCATGCCAGTTGCGACGTCCCCCGAATGAAAGCCCTGCTCAAGGAAAGTCCCTCGCTTCTCGAAACGGTTGGTTCGGTCGCGCTCTCGATGGCGGCCTCCTACCACGGCACGCACGAAGCGGTTCGCTTCCTGCTGGATCGCGGGATTTACCAATTCTACGACTGCGAGACCGGACTTGACAGAAAACACCAGCACGAGCCGGTAACCAAGGCGTTCTACCACGGAAACTTCAATACCTTGCGCACGGTATTCGAGGCCGGTGTCACCGACGCCTCCGTCATCAGCACGTCTCACGTGGGATGGCCGGCGAACACCTCGCTGCTGTTCTGGGCGGTCGGCAGACCGGTCGAGTACACCGAGTTCGCGCTCGAGTACGGCGCCGACCCGGAAGCGCCGTTCTCCGGGAACGGGGAGCGAGGAAACACGCCCTTGCAGGAGGCGGCGGCACGCCGTGGGACCGAGCGCTGGAACCCATTGGTAGCTGACACAGTCCGTGCTCTCCTTGAGCATGGGGCGTTCTACGATATCTTCTCTGCGTGCGGGTTAAACGACCTCGAGCGGGTGCGCGAACTGGCTGGGAAGGATGCAAAAGCGGTGACACTGAGGGGAGAGGCGGAGATGACGCCGCTGCACTGGGCGGCGCGCGCCGGTTCAACCGGGTGTGTGAAATGGTTGCTGCGGAACGGAGCCGAGGTCGACGCCGAGACCGTCACGAAACGAACCCCCCTGCACCTGGCCGCTGAGAGGGGACAGACCGAGCCGATCCGCCTCCTTGCGGAACACGGCGCCAGCTTGAATGTACAGGATAAAAAGGGCCGCGCTCCCCTCCACCGCGCTACCTACGAAGGCCGTCTGGAGGCGGCGGAAGCGCTCATAGAGCTGGGTGCGGCCACGAAGCTGGAATCAAAGAACGGTAAGACGCCGCTGCAGGTGGCGCGGCTGGACTGCAGGAAACTGAAGGAATAA
- a CDS encoding phytanoyl-CoA dioxygenase family protein: protein MLTAAQKSEFDEHGWVRVPSMLPDTEVQSVLDRVWDDLEQRCGIPRDDPKTWPEAKPKGFNRLMRSGAFEPTCNQAVKDAIDEFLEPGHWEKPSPWGALLLTFPAAGPWFLPNQSWHMDLQIAVDTASEQNPGVQVFAILEPLADRGGATIALAGSHRLVRHIARQPELIGEGRSKDITNAVKRASPSLRDLWSRDLGGDREDRFLVNPVDVSGIPVQAVEFTGDPGDVIFMHPWIIHAASPNRGDRPRIVITERVRRLDRLEEA, encoded by the coding sequence ATGTTGACCGCTGCGCAGAAATCCGAATTCGACGAGCACGGCTGGGTCCGCGTGCCGAGCATGCTTCCGGATACGGAGGTCCAGTCCGTACTCGACCGCGTCTGGGACGACCTGGAGCAAAGGTGCGGGATTCCGCGCGATGACCCAAAAACCTGGCCGGAAGCAAAGCCGAAAGGTTTCAACAGGCTGATGCGGTCCGGCGCCTTCGAACCTACCTGCAACCAGGCCGTAAAGGATGCGATAGACGAATTCCTCGAACCTGGACACTGGGAAAAACCTAGTCCCTGGGGGGCGCTTCTGCTTACCTTCCCCGCTGCGGGCCCGTGGTTTCTGCCCAATCAATCATGGCACATGGACCTGCAGATTGCCGTAGACACTGCGTCAGAGCAAAACCCCGGCGTACAGGTTTTCGCCATACTGGAACCGCTGGCCGACCGCGGCGGCGCGACGATTGCCCTCGCCGGTTCCCACCGGCTCGTCCGCCATATCGCACGTCAACCGGAGCTGATCGGCGAAGGCCGGTCCAAAGACATCACCAATGCGGTCAAGCGGGCTTCCCCGAGTCTGCGGGATCTATGGTCCCGCGACCTGGGCGGAGACCGCGAAGACCGATTCCTTGTGAATCCCGTCGACGTCTCCGGCATTCCCGTACAGGCCGTCGAATTCACGGGCGATCCTGGCGACGTGATCTTCATGCACCCCTGGATCATCCATGCCGCATCTCCCAACCGCGGCGACCGGCCGAGAATCGTGATAACGGAACGGGTCCGCAGACTGGACAGATTGGAAGAGGCCTAA
- a CDS encoding NUDIX domain-containing protein, producing the protein MATEPDSQHVHIGAYALCRDPSNRLLLVRATAGLEDGGLWTMPGGGIEWGEHPDAALRRELEEETGLVDIKAYRVSAVYSHAYEGRTDWQGDPVHHIGIVYEVVLATFDLRPEEEGSTDHCEWLTENRVRELPLGPLAEFAVKLVWPTK; encoded by the coding sequence ATGGCCACAGAACCCGATAGTCAGCACGTTCACATCGGCGCCTACGCGTTGTGCCGCGACCCCTCAAATCGCCTGCTCCTGGTTCGTGCGACGGCCGGTCTCGAGGACGGAGGTCTGTGGACGATGCCTGGCGGCGGAATCGAATGGGGCGAACATCCGGATGCCGCGTTGCGCCGCGAGTTGGAGGAGGAGACGGGACTCGTAGACATCAAGGCGTACCGAGTGTCTGCCGTGTATTCCCATGCCTATGAAGGCCGAACGGATTGGCAGGGCGACCCGGTTCACCACATCGGAATCGTCTATGAGGTTGTTCTCGCTACGTTCGATCTGAGACCTGAAGAAGAAGGATCGACCGATCACTGTGAGTGGCTGACCGAAAACCGGGTTCGGGAACTGCCGCTTGGACCGCTGGCTGAGTTCGCGGTCAAGCTGGTATGGCCAACAAAATAG
- a CDS encoding FtsX-like permease family protein translates to MLHNYLSVALRNLRRHPAYSLINIAGLAIGMATCILILMYIQDELGYDRYHPHADRVYRIVDDIESGGQTVQTAGTPTAWGPALKRDFPEIELLVRMRGTESAWLVDLGNTIYYERKVIWAEPDLFEMFSIPLVLGDPGTALDEPYSMVISEDLAFKYFGAEDPVGKVVNLDNRWDFMVTGVMKNIPTNSHMRPDMFVSYTTMNVIGSWDLGDWEFHRNLYTYIRLRENVSPSDFEAKLPAFLERHAGNQYREAGIGLRPSLQPLVDIQLYSNRESEHEPNGDIRYVALFMAIAFLILIIACINFINLATARSEMRAREVGVRKVMGANRLQLIRQFLGESVLMAGLAAIVAVLLVQLALPAVNEIARKQLVLPLTDWMVLVVLVLGTILIGLAAGSYPAAYLSGFLPAIVMKGNPETGKKGLGMRQVLVVVQFSMSIFLLVSTAVIHDQLEFIQTKRLGFDKEHVMVVPITGSHQVPNTPVLKQRLSGMPGVVGVATTTGVPGMRVLPIMEVRPDGMPPEDHLMMATLHVDENFLDVMDIDVIAGRNFSPDWGTDTTGGVLLNETAVRNLGWGTPDDALGRQFERLSFEGVVPGRVIGVVRDFHLRTIHEEIEPAAIMTSTYHIFVLIRIAPDNIPETIGRIEEVWRDVDPRFPLDYTFLDEDFDALYRTDHQLGEIFAIFAFLAIFVACLGLLGLASFSIQQRTREIGIRKVVGSSVSGIVILLSRDFMKYVILANLIAWPLAYLVMSSWLQNYAYAAALDFTWFLAGGIVALVIAWLTIGAHAVAASRRNPVNALRQG, encoded by the coding sequence GTGCTCCACAATTATCTCAGCGTGGCCCTGCGCAACCTCCGCAGGCATCCCGCCTACTCGCTCATCAACATCGCTGGGCTTGCCATCGGCATGGCCACGTGCATTCTGATCCTCATGTATATCCAGGATGAACTCGGCTACGACCGGTATCATCCCCATGCCGATCGTGTATACCGGATCGTGGACGATATCGAGAGCGGGGGCCAGACCGTACAGACCGCCGGTACGCCCACGGCCTGGGGACCCGCCCTGAAGCGCGACTTCCCCGAGATAGAGCTCCTCGTCCGCATGAGAGGCACCGAATCCGCCTGGCTCGTCGACCTCGGAAACACCATCTACTACGAACGCAAGGTCATCTGGGCGGAACCGGACCTGTTTGAAATGTTCAGCATTCCATTGGTCCTGGGCGACCCGGGCACCGCGCTGGACGAGCCGTACTCAATGGTGATTTCGGAAGATCTGGCTTTCAAGTACTTCGGCGCCGAAGATCCCGTGGGGAAAGTCGTCAATCTCGACAATCGCTGGGACTTCATGGTGACGGGCGTCATGAAGAACATCCCGACCAACTCCCACATGCGGCCGGACATGTTCGTATCCTACACCACGATGAACGTGATCGGGTCCTGGGACCTGGGCGACTGGGAGTTTCACCGGAACCTGTATACCTACATCCGGCTACGTGAGAACGTATCACCGAGTGATTTCGAAGCGAAGCTGCCGGCCTTCCTGGAGCGTCACGCGGGCAACCAGTACCGGGAGGCGGGCATCGGCCTGCGGCCATCGCTCCAGCCCCTCGTTGACATCCAACTCTATTCTAACAGGGAGAGTGAACACGAACCTAACGGTGATATCCGGTACGTAGCCCTTTTCATGGCCATCGCGTTCCTGATCCTGATCATCGCATGCATCAATTTCATCAACCTGGCCACAGCCCGTTCCGAGATGCGCGCCAGAGAAGTAGGCGTAAGAAAGGTGATGGGCGCCAATCGGTTGCAGTTGATCCGGCAGTTCCTTGGAGAATCGGTCCTCATGGCAGGCCTCGCCGCGATCGTGGCGGTTCTACTGGTTCAACTGGCGCTGCCCGCCGTCAACGAGATCGCAAGGAAGCAACTCGTGCTGCCGCTGACCGACTGGATGGTGCTGGTCGTGCTGGTCCTTGGTACGATCTTGATCGGCTTGGCCGCCGGTAGCTATCCGGCGGCGTACCTGTCAGGATTCCTGCCCGCCATTGTAATGAAAGGCAACCCAGAAACGGGAAAGAAAGGCCTGGGCATGCGACAGGTACTAGTGGTGGTCCAGTTCTCCATGTCCATCTTCCTGCTGGTCAGCACGGCCGTCATCCATGATCAACTCGAATTCATCCAGACCAAGCGGCTGGGTTTCGACAAAGAGCACGTCATGGTCGTCCCCATCACAGGCTCCCACCAGGTACCCAATACCCCCGTGCTGAAGCAGCGCCTGTCCGGAATGCCGGGTGTAGTCGGTGTCGCTACGACTACCGGCGTACCGGGCATGAGGGTGTTGCCGATCATGGAGGTCCGGCCCGATGGGATGCCGCCCGAGGACCACCTGATGATGGCCACGCTACACGTGGACGAGAACTTCCTGGATGTCATGGATATCGATGTCATAGCCGGCCGGAACTTTTCGCCGGACTGGGGCACGGATACGACCGGTGGAGTCCTGCTGAACGAGACGGCCGTCCGGAATCTGGGATGGGGAACGCCCGACGACGCGCTCGGCAGGCAGTTTGAGCGGCTGTCCTTTGAAGGAGTGGTTCCAGGGCGCGTAATTGGTGTGGTTCGAGATTTTCACCTACGGACGATACACGAAGAGATCGAGCCCGCGGCGATCATGACCAGCACCTATCACATTTTCGTCTTGATCAGGATCGCGCCTGATAATATCCCCGAAACCATCGGGCGCATCGAGGAAGTGTGGAGAGACGTGGATCCCCGGTTCCCGCTCGACTATACGTTCCTGGACGAGGATTTCGACGCACTGTACCGGACCGACCATCAGCTTGGCGAGATCTTCGCGATCTTCGCGTTTCTGGCGATCTTCGTGGCGTGCCTGGGCCTCCTGGGTCTCGCCTCGTTTTCGATCCAGCAACGCACCCGGGAGATCGGGATCCGCAAAGTAGTCGGTTCATCGGTTTCCGGTATCGTGATTCTCTTGTCGAGGGATTTCATGAAGTACGTGATCCTGGCGAACCTGATCGCCTGGCCGTTGGCCTACCTCGTCATGAGTAGTTGGCTGCAGAACTACGCCTACGCAGCGGCTCTTGATTTCACGTGGTTCCTTGCTGGCGGTATCGTTGCGCTGGTCATCGCCTGGCTGACGATCGGGGCGCATGCGGTCGCGGCGTCGCGCCGGAATCCGGTGAATGCGCTGAGGCAGGGGTGA
- a CDS encoding FtsX-like permease family protein: protein MVFHYLSVAFRNLIRQPGYTSINILGLAIGITCCMLIVLYIQHELSYDRFHEKADRIYRVVNGNFARTPPALGLALKEQFPEVEEFVRMRGTTNIWMMSYGDNTFLESDVYTVGKGFFNVFSFPLKQGNPETALDDFAYPERAIVISEPMAAKLFGDENPMDKFIRADDRYDFRVTGIMEAVPSNSHFAADYLVSENLNIENRREVYATSWSGAQQGAQHYTYILLAKGTASGELEDKIARWVDTYVPLQTLAARGVSFSPRLQPLTDIHLRSHLERDMGGNSDIGYIYVFTAVAVFIVLIACINFMNLATAQSAARSKEVAIRKTFGAQRGALLIQFMGEAMLSAGLAFIVALGLFTAILPWFNTLAGEAIQIGYLDNPGMLLWLLGIAVFAGLLSGSYPALFVSGFHPIQIFKDEMTSGMTGSMLRKSLVVVQFTLSILLIVSTAIVYQQLDYMQSRNLGFDKDQVVVIPLVAGVEQDFDTFKTRLSQSPHIQGMTRSVLMPGRMASSAMIPSFPTRMADQPEEDLIGIPALFVSTGFVETLGLELLSGRAFSSALDDDTNNAVILNRSAIERMGQAAPEEVAGRHIRYRTGPPIRIIGVVEDFHMQSLHDAAGPMQLRLLRRGGGQSAIRLQARNILDGISAIEASWASVFPHYPLAYSFLDEDFERLYLSEQRTANLLGAFSFLAIFIACLGLFGLTSFATRQRTREVGIHKVMGASVARVFYMLSKDFLKLVAIAVPVAWVLAYWAMSNWLQNFAYRVDIGPGWFLVAGLLALVIALVTVSVKAIATAMVNPVETLRSE from the coding sequence GTGGTATTTCATTATCTCAGCGTTGCTTTCCGTAATCTGATCCGGCAGCCGGGATACACCAGTATCAACATCCTCGGACTGGCGATCGGCATCACGTGCTGCATGCTGATTGTATTGTATATCCAGCACGAATTGAGCTACGACCGTTTCCATGAGAAAGCCGATCGGATTTACCGTGTGGTAAACGGCAACTTCGCACGCACGCCACCCGCGTTGGGGCTGGCGCTCAAAGAGCAGTTTCCGGAGGTCGAAGAGTTCGTGCGGATGCGGGGCACAACGAATATCTGGATGATGTCCTATGGGGATAACACGTTTCTGGAAAGCGATGTCTATACGGTAGGAAAAGGCTTCTTCAACGTCTTTTCCTTTCCGCTCAAACAGGGCAACCCGGAAACTGCGCTGGACGATTTCGCGTATCCCGAGCGGGCTATTGTCATCAGTGAACCCATGGCGGCCAAACTCTTCGGCGATGAGAATCCCATGGACAAGTTCATCCGCGCGGATGACAGGTACGACTTCCGTGTGACGGGCATCATGGAAGCGGTTCCGTCCAATTCCCACTTCGCCGCCGACTATCTTGTCAGCGAGAATCTCAATATCGAAAACCGCCGCGAGGTTTATGCAACGTCCTGGTCTGGTGCGCAGCAAGGTGCGCAGCACTACACGTACATTCTGCTGGCGAAGGGTACGGCTTCTGGAGAATTGGAGGACAAAATCGCCAGGTGGGTAGATACCTATGTGCCTCTTCAAACGCTCGCGGCGCGTGGTGTGTCCTTCAGTCCCCGGCTACAGCCGTTGACCGACATCCATCTGCGGTCGCACCTGGAACGGGATATGGGCGGCAACAGTGATATCGGCTATATCTACGTTTTCACGGCTGTGGCGGTTTTTATCGTGCTCATCGCCTGTATCAACTTCATGAATCTGGCCACGGCGCAGTCCGCCGCCCGATCCAAAGAAGTGGCCATTCGGAAAACCTTCGGGGCCCAGCGGGGCGCGTTGTTGATACAGTTTATGGGCGAGGCCATGCTTTCGGCCGGCCTGGCCTTTATCGTGGCCCTGGGGCTCTTTACGGCCATCCTGCCCTGGTTCAACACGCTGGCGGGAGAAGCCATACAGATCGGTTACCTGGACAACCCCGGGATGTTGCTATGGCTGTTGGGCATCGCGGTCTTTGCGGGCCTGTTGTCCGGCAGCTATCCGGCATTGTTTGTCTCCGGATTTCACCCGATCCAGATTTTCAAGGATGAAATGACGAGCGGCATGACAGGATCCATGCTGCGAAAAAGTCTTGTGGTGGTACAGTTTACGCTATCGATTCTGCTGATCGTCAGCACCGCGATTGTGTACCAACAGCTGGATTACATGCAAAGTAGAAACCTGGGATTCGACAAGGACCAGGTCGTCGTTATTCCGCTAGTCGCAGGGGTGGAGCAGGATTTCGACACCTTCAAGACACGACTTTCCCAGAGTCCGCATATTCAGGGTATGACTCGATCTGTTCTGATGCCGGGACGCATGGCCAGTTCCGCTATGATTCCTTCCTTTCCGACACGCATGGCGGATCAGCCGGAAGAAGACCTGATCGGGATTCCCGCCTTGTTTGTATCTACCGGTTTTGTAGAGACCCTTGGCCTTGAATTGCTGTCCGGGCGCGCGTTTTCTAGTGCGTTGGACGATGATACGAATAACGCGGTAATCCTGAATCGGTCCGCGATTGAACGAATGGGCCAGGCCGCGCCGGAGGAAGTCGCAGGACGTCATATACGATACAGAACAGGCCCGCCAATCAGGATCATCGGCGTCGTCGAGGATTTCCATATGCAAAGCCTTCATGACGCGGCTGGCCCCATGCAGTTGAGGCTCTTGAGACGCGGCGGCGGTCAGTCGGCGATACGGCTGCAGGCGCGGAATATACTCGATGGAATCAGTGCGATCGAAGCATCATGGGCTTCGGTATTTCCCCATTACCCCCTGGCCTATTCGTTTCTGGATGAGGATTTCGAGCGACTGTACCTGTCGGAGCAACGCACCGCAAATCTGTTGGGCGCCTTCAGCTTCCTGGCCATCTTTATCGCGTGTCTGGGCCTGTTCGGCCTGACTTCATTCGCCACCCGGCAGCGGACCAGGGAGGTCGGAATCCATAAAGTAATGGGGGCTTCGGTGGCTCGTGTATTCTATATGCTTTCAAAAGACTTCCTCAAGCTGGTGGCGATTGCCGTGCCGGTCGCCTGGGTCCTGGCCTACTGGGCCATGAGCAACTGGCTGCAGAACTTTGCGTACCGCGTCGATATCGGTCCCGGATGGTTCCTGGTCGCTGGTCTTCTGGCGCTGGTGATCGCCCTGGTTACGGTCAGTGTAAAAGCGATTGCGACCGCTATGGTAAACCCGGTGGAGACCCTTAGGTCTGAATGA
- a CDS encoding tetratricopeptide repeat protein: MSNLPDFDKLWDYNDPAKTEKAFRGLLPIAESAGSHDYHAQLLSQIARTHSLRREFDAAHRVLDDAETLIVNIDNPSNDPTQTTRVRLLLERGRAFNSAGDTDSARPLFKEAWELARKAGEDYHAVDAAHMLGICEPADASLMWNNRAMEAAEASDDPHAKDWLGPLYNNTGWTYHDAGEYEKALELFEKGLAWRTERDNPQATRIAKWTVGRAKRSLGHTEEALVMQQSLLKEHEATGTSDGYVFEEVAECLYALGRPDEARPHFGRAYQELSKDGWLVDNESERMGRLKRLGSEQ; this comes from the coding sequence TTGAGTAACCTCCCCGACTTCGACAAACTCTGGGACTACAACGATCCGGCGAAAACCGAGAAGGCCTTCCGAGGTCTGCTACCCATCGCCGAAAGCGCCGGTAGCCACGACTACCACGCCCAACTTCTCTCGCAAATCGCGCGCACCCACAGCCTTCGACGGGAATTCGACGCAGCCCACCGCGTCCTCGATGACGCTGAAACATTGATTGTCAATATTGACAACCCTTCCAACGACCCAACACAGACCACCCGGGTCCGGCTTCTCCTCGAACGCGGCCGCGCCTTCAACTCGGCCGGCGACACAGATTCCGCACGACCACTCTTCAAGGAGGCCTGGGAACTGGCGAGAAAGGCCGGCGAGGACTATCACGCCGTGGACGCGGCCCACATGCTGGGGATATGCGAGCCGGCAGATGCATCCCTTATGTGGAATAACAGGGCGATGGAAGCTGCGGAAGCATCGGACGATCCGCATGCAAAGGACTGGCTTGGACCGCTCTACAACAACACCGGGTGGACGTACCACGACGCGGGCGAGTACGAAAAGGCACTGGAACTCTTCGAAAAGGGGCTTGCCTGGCGTACCGAGCGGGACAATCCTCAGGCGACGCGGATCGCTAAATGGACCGTGGGGCGTGCGAAGCGCTCACTCGGACATACCGAAGAAGCGCTGGTCATGCAGCAGTCCCTACTCAAGGAACACGAAGCGACCGGCACGTCGGATGGATACGTCTTCGAGGAAGTCGCCGAGTGCCTGTATGCGCTGGGCCGGCCGGATGAAGCACGGCCCCATTTTGGCCGCGCCTATCAGGAACTGTCGAAAGACGGTTGGCTGGTGGACAACGAGTCCGAACGGATGGGCCGACTCAAACGGCTGGGTTCGGAACAGTAA
- a CDS encoding GNAT family N-acetyltransferase produces the protein MANKIAMGYLRWRVTLMIELRGKKVVLQTMERANCRILWENYEPVEPVPTELVRPGLSVEGSDKWFEEIQEKQEKSQIYLGIFDDEGNIVGDIQLSGIDWRNRTASLGAGIARRKDRGKGYCTDAARVMLRYGFEHLDLYRISAATISNNAGAIRVLEKLGFSEEGREREAVYWSNQRWDRIVFGILKSEFEVIKS, from the coding sequence ATGGCCAACAAAATAGCGATGGGATATCTTAGATGGCGGGTTACTTTGATGATTGAATTGCGTGGTAAGAAAGTGGTGTTGCAGACCATGGAACGCGCGAATTGCCGCATCCTGTGGGAAAACTACGAGCCCGTGGAACCCGTGCCGACTGAACTGGTCAGGCCGGGTCTTTCAGTCGAAGGTTCGGATAAATGGTTTGAGGAGATCCAGGAAAAACAGGAAAAGAGTCAAATCTACCTAGGCATCTTCGATGATGAAGGCAACATCGTTGGCGACATACAACTGTCCGGTATCGACTGGAGGAATCGCACGGCGAGCCTCGGTGCCGGCATTGCACGCAGAAAAGACCGGGGTAAAGGGTACTGCACGGACGCTGCCAGGGTTATGCTTCGGTACGGGTTTGAGCACCTGGACCTGTACAGGATTTCGGCCGCGACCATTTCGAACAACGCTGGCGCCATCAGGGTACTGGAGAAGCTTGGATTTAGCGAGGAAGGACGCGAACGCGAGGCCGTGTACTGGTCCAATCAACGCTGGGACAGGATAGTGTTCGGCATTTTGAAATCAGAATTCGAGGTCATTAAATCATGA
- a CDS encoding carbon-nitrogen hydrolase family protein, which produces MKLCTIQPSMPDSIDDGVRKSTRWIEEAAQSGADLVVFPEMMLSGYDFHLHDLFKDASWPEQVDKALTTLSSVVDRSGTSALVGLPYFLGEGQLNALVLLEPGREAVLAGARSHLPIGDRNRWGFVEPDDRLPVNFQGILFGSIFCAEVLNLDYTQGKGLERSDVILWPGVCGSEYNENKDITRDWNAEFARKIASCYNVPVIQSNYLSYASEISTQTGLENRRMLGGSIACDVSGRILDQASRTEEEMRSFEISRVDSTVVVTPTANQHESESQIESHSN; this is translated from the coding sequence ATGAAGCTTTGCACCATTCAGCCTAGCATGCCTGATTCGATTGATGACGGTGTGAGAAAGTCCACCAGGTGGATTGAAGAAGCGGCGCAATCAGGTGCCGACTTAGTCGTCTTTCCCGAAATGATGCTATCGGGTTACGACTTTCATCTACATGATCTATTTAAGGATGCCAGTTGGCCTGAACAGGTCGATAAAGCACTGACAACTCTAAGCAGCGTGGTCGACAGATCTGGAACCAGCGCTTTGGTTGGATTGCCGTATTTTCTTGGCGAAGGACAACTCAACGCGCTGGTGTTGCTCGAGCCGGGAAGAGAAGCTGTACTGGCAGGAGCGAGGTCTCATTTGCCCATTGGGGACAGGAATCGTTGGGGATTCGTAGAACCCGATGACCGCCTTCCCGTGAACTTCCAGGGCATTCTGTTCGGTTCGATATTCTGCGCCGAAGTGCTGAATCTCGACTACACACAAGGCAAAGGTCTGGAGAGAAGCGACGTCATACTCTGGCCCGGCGTATGCGGGAGCGAGTACAACGAAAACAAAGACATAACCAGGGATTGGAACGCTGAGTTTGCGAGGAAAATCGCCAGTTGCTACAACGTCCCTGTGATCCAATCCAACTATCTTTCCTATGCGTCAGAAATCTCCACTCAAACAGGATTAGAAAATCGCCGAATGCTGGGTGGATCTATTGCCTGCGACGTATCGGGACGAATTCTCGATCAGGCCTCTCGGACAGAAGAAGAAATGCGGTCGTTTGAGATAAGTAGAGTCGATAGCACGGTCGTAGTAACCCCAACAGCAAACCAACACGAGTCCGAATCCCAAATAGAGTCGCATTCCAATTGA